Proteins encoded together in one Poecile atricapillus isolate bPoeAtr1 chromosome 15, bPoeAtr1.hap1, whole genome shotgun sequence window:
- the MC3R gene encoding melanocortin receptor 3, whose amino-acid sequence MNTTHFAFSFQPVPLNATEDFNDSVPNNRSGDGFCEQVFIKAEVFLTLGIISLLENILVILAVLKNGNLHSPMYFFLCSLAVADMLVSMSNALETVMIAILSNGYLIIDDHFIQHMDNVFDSMICISLVASICNLLVIAIDRYITIFYALRYHSIMTVKKALTLIVLIWVACIICGIIFIAYSESKTVIVCLITMFFTMLLLMASLYVHMFLFARLHVKRIAALPVEGVPPQRTCMKGAVTITILLGVFIVCWAPFFLHLILIISCPMNPYCICYTAHFNTYLVLIMCNSVIDPLIYAFRSLEMRKTFKEIVCCCYDMSVGQCML is encoded by the coding sequence ATGAACACCACACACTTTGCATTCTCATTTCAGCCCGTGCCGCTTAACGCCACCGAAGACTTCAACGACTCCGTCCCGAACAACAGGAGCGGCGACGGATTTTGCGAGCAGGTCTTCATCAAAGCCGAGGTCTTCTTGACTCTGGGGATCATCAGCCTGCTGGAGAACATCCTTGTCATTCTGGCAGTGCTGAAGAATGGGAACCTGCACTCTCCCATGTAtttcttcctctgcagcctggctgtggcagaTATGTTGGTGAGCATGTCGAACGCCCTGGAGACCGTCATGATCGCAATCCTCAGCAACGGCTACCTGATCATTGACGACCACTTCATCCAGCACATGGACAATGTTTTTGACTCAATGATTTGTATTTCTCTGGTAGCCTCCATTTGCAACCTCCTGGTCATAGCCATCGACAGGTACATCACTATTTTCTATGCCCTCCGTTACCACAGCATCATGACGGTGAAGAAAGCCCTGACCCTCATTGTGCTCATTTGGGTGGCTTGCATCATCTGTGGCATCATTTTCATTGCCTACTCGGAGAGCAAAACTGTCATTGTGTGTCTCATCACCATGTTCTTCACCATGCTGCTGCTCATGGCCTCGCTGTACGTGCACATGTTCCTGTTCGCCCGCCTGCACGTCAAGCGCATCGCGGCGCTGCCCGTCGAGGGCGTGCCCCCACAGCGCACCTGCATGAAGGGGGCCGTCACCATCACCATCCTCCTGGGGGTCTTCATTGTCTGCTGGGCGCCCTTCTTCCTCCacctcatcctcatcatctcCTGCCCCATGAACCCCTACTGCATCTGCTACACCGCGCACTTCAACACCTACCTGGTGCTGATCATGTGCAACTCCGTCATCGACCCGCTCATTTACGCCTTCAGGAGCCTGGAGATGAGGAAGACTTTCAAAGAAATCGTGTGTTGCTGCTATGACATGAGTGTGGGACAGTGCATGCTGTAA